TCGTTCTGGCTTGTCGAGGCAGGTGGCGATCTTCAGCGTTGCAGGCTTGTGCTGCAGCATCAACTTACGGAGGTAGCTGAGGGTCAGACCGGTATCCAGTATGTCTTCCACAAGAATGACGTGCTTCCCCTCGATGGGAACGTCGAGGTCTTTGATGAGTTTGACTGCCCCCGTCGTAGTCTTTCCTTTGCCGTAGCTCGAAACCGCAACAAAGTCGAAGGTATTGTCCACTTCGATAGCGCGGGCGAGATCGGCCAGGAAAATGGCCGCACCTTTGAGGACGCCGACCAGAACGATGCTCTGGCCCTTGTACTCCTCCGTAATCTGGCGACCGATCGCAACGACGCGGTCTGCGATTTGATCGGTTGTGAAGAGGATTTCACACTGCGAGGCGGGGACAAAAACGGGCGAGGACATCTCCCAAGGATAAAGGAATCACGCGTGAGGAAATCAGGAACCTCAAGCTTTATCGAAGTGAAGCACCTGCGCCTTCTGCTGGGCCTTGAGAACCAGTTCTGTAGCCAGAAGGGTTGCAACCTGATCCTGTGCGTGATGCGTGCGATGGACCACATCCGCCACGAAGTTGTGGCCAAAGGGAAGCTCGACGTTGGTGCAATCGATATAGCGCGACTCTTTCTGATTGACGACGAAGAGATGGTCCGCACCCGGCCTTCCCGAAATGTCGATGTACTTGCGGAGTTCCATATAGCCGTCGGTTCCGAGGACAAAAAGACGACCATCGCCCCAGACAGGCAAGGCGGCGGGGGTAAACCAGTCCACGCGGACGTAGGCGGCACCCCCGTTGCCGTGGATCATCATGTCGCCGAAGTCCTGGAAGTGGGGGTGTTCTGGATGGTTTGTGTTGGCAACCTGCGATGCTGCGATGTCCGCCACGGTAGAACCGGTGAAGTTGAGGAACTGGTCGGCCTGATGGGAACCAATGTCGACAAGAATTCCGCCATAGTGCTTCGTATCCCAGAACCACTCCGGGCGAGGCACGTCAGCCGCCTTGTGCGGCGCGATATTGATGGTCTGAATGACCCGGCCGATAGCACCAGCCAACATCAGTTCCTTGGCCTTGATGACGGACTTCACCTCCAGGCGCTCTGAAAACATGATGGCGAAGATGCGGCCTGTTTCTTTGACAGCCCGACGAACGTCCTCCAGTTGAGCGAAGGAGATTGCGCCGGGTTTATCCGAGAGGAAATCTTTGCCAGAGTGCATGACACGGATGCCCAGAGGAGCGCGCAGGTCGGGTCGAGGAGCTGCCGCGACGATTTGGATCGATTTGTCGTTCAGAATCTCTTCTTCGCTGCTGGCGCGCTTGATATCGCCAAACTTCTTGCGAAAGTCAGCGATTTGCTGATCATCCTTTGCGTAGACGCTTACGAGTTGCGCGCCTCCTCGGAGCAGCGCCGCTGTAATCCCGAAGATATGGTAGTGGTCGAGACCGATGACGGAGAAGCGGACGTCGTACTGTGGCTGTGCTGCGGGGTCGAATTCTGGCGATGCGATCTCATGCACGATGTGACCTTCGCCGCTGTGCATCGCGAAAGCCGAGGCAGGCAGAGCACCCATCATGCCTGCGGAGGTCATCGTTTTCATGAAGTCGCGGCGATTCGAACCTTCGATTCTGGCCATCGTGTCGTTTCCTCTTTTTGTATCAGTGAGATGCCTCTTTATAGCGTCCGAACGACGCGTTGGGCAAACGCGGTATCCTTGAAGACGACGCTATGCTTCCTTACCTTCATCTTGGATCGTTTGAACTTGGGACTTTTGGTCTCTTACTTTGGCTCGCAGCAGTAGCAGCAGCATGGGTACTGCATCGCAACTTTCAACGGAATGCCGTAACGGCGGACGCAGTCTCCGTGGTGGCCCTTGTGATGCTCGCGGGCATTCTTGGCGCGAAGGTCTGGCACGAATTGCAGGATCCCGCTGCTCTGCGGGAATCGATGCGGCAGATCGCAGTTCCGGGATGGCACCATCCGCTGGACGTCGCCATGGATTCCCTGAGTTGGTTTCGGGCCGGTTTCGCATGGTTCGGTGGCCTGGTGGCCGGTGTTGCCATGTTGTTGTATCAGGGACGGGTTTTGTATGACGGTGTGAGAACAGGCGCCCTGCGCATGCTCGATTTGGCGGCCCCCGCAGCGGCCATTGGCTATGGGGTGGGACGGATCGGCTGCCTGACCTCAGGCGACGGAGATTACGGTAAGGACACGACCGTGCCGTGGGGCGTGCACATCCGTAACGATGCTTTGGATCCGCCAAGGCCAAATCCTCCGGGGTTGTTGGTGCATCCGACGCCGGTATATGAGTTTCTGTTTGCCCTGGCCCTCGCCGGGTATCTCTGGTGGCGAGGCAAGAAACCACAGCCAATCGGTCTACTGACCGGCGAGTACCTGCTCCTCAGCGGCATCGGACGGTTTCTGGTGGAGTTTCTCCGCCGCAACCCCCCCCTGTATTGGGGAATGAGCAACGCCCAGGTCGCATCGATCGGATCGGCGGTGGTGGGTCTGCTTGTGATCGTCTGGGCACGGCGCAAGGCTGTGGTTGTTTCAACCGTAGCCGTCTAAAGGTGTTTCAGGAACGCCTTGGCTTCCGCGAGTTGCGGGAAGAGGCGTTCTTCGGCCTGAAACTCCCGCGGATGCACGCAGCGACGGCCGTTCTTCACCTTGACGGGGTGCTTGAGGTGGA
This genomic stretch from Terriglobus saanensis SP1PR4 harbors:
- a CDS encoding Gfo/Idh/MocA family protein; amino-acid sequence: MARIEGSNRRDFMKTMTSAGMMGALPASAFAMHSGEGHIVHEIASPEFDPAAQPQYDVRFSVIGLDHYHIFGITAALLRGGAQLVSVYAKDDQQIADFRKKFGDIKRASSEEEILNDKSIQIVAAAPRPDLRAPLGIRVMHSGKDFLSDKPGAISFAQLEDVRRAVKETGRIFAIMFSERLEVKSVIKAKELMLAGAIGRVIQTINIAPHKAADVPRPEWFWDTKHYGGILVDIGSHQADQFLNFTGSTVADIAASQVANTNHPEHPHFQDFGDMMIHGNGGAAYVRVDWFTPAALPVWGDGRLFVLGTDGYMELRKYIDISGRPGADHLFVVNQKESRYIDCTNVELPFGHNFVADVVHRTHHAQDQVATLLATELVLKAQQKAQVLHFDKA
- a CDS encoding prolipoprotein diacylglyceryl transferase encodes the protein MLPYLHLGSFELGTFGLLLWLAAVAAAWVLHRNFQRNAVTADAVSVVALVMLAGILGAKVWHELQDPAALRESMRQIAVPGWHHPLDVAMDSLSWFRAGFAWFGGLVAGVAMLLYQGRVLYDGVRTGALRMLDLAAPAAAIGYGVGRIGCLTSGDGDYGKDTTVPWGVHIRNDALDPPRPNPPGLLVHPTPVYEFLFALALAGYLWWRGKKPQPIGLLTGEYLLLSGIGRFLVEFLRRNPPLYWGMSNAQVASIGSAVVGLLVIVWARRKAVVVSTVAV
- the hpt gene encoding hypoxanthine phosphoribosyltransferase, whose amino-acid sequence is MSSPVFVPASQCEILFTTDQIADRVVAIGRQITEEYKGQSIVLVGVLKGAAIFLADLARAIEVDNTFDFVAVSSYGKGKTTTGAVKLIKDLDVPIEGKHVILVEDILDTGLTLSYLRKLMLQHKPATLKIATCLDKPERRLVPIEADYVCFKIPNKFVIGYGMDYAEKYRNVPDIRLFPEDAGH